One genomic region from Haloprofundus salinisoli encodes:
- a CDS encoding acyl-CoA carboxylase subunit beta codes for MKVRIGEGASDDEANAIARALATHLRTDVSVHVGDGDGPVAEATTPADAYPIEDDLEPGDREAALRAEIEDILGGGPEKYKERLPEQGKLFVRDRLDLWFGDENSELKFEDGKFAAFDEWHPESPDVEEEDPGNRLPGDGLLTGAAEFEGRDLHFMANDFTVKAGSMARLGVEKFLRMQHRALKSGKPVLYLMDSSGGRIDQQTGFFANREGIGKYYYNHSMLSGYVPQICVLYGPCIAGAAYTPVFADFTIMVEEMSAMAIASPRMVKMVTGEEISMQDLGGPEVHAKHSGSADLVARDEEHARELVSNLLTYLPNKAGEKPPRSEPVPPKFSPDGIDELIPEAPNRAYDALDLIERVADAESVFELKPDYGPEIVTAFVRIDGRPVGVVANQPTERSGAIFPDAAEKAAEFIWTCDAYEIPLLYLCDTPGFMAGSQVEKDAILEKGKKFIYATSSATVPKQTVVVRKAYGAGIYAMGGPAYDPESVIGLPSGEIGIMGPEAAINAVYRNKLDAIEDPEERKRRTEELRGEYRRDIDIHRMASEVVVDEIVPPSDLRRELVNRFEFYADVQKDLPDKKHGTVL; via the coding sequence ATGAAAGTCCGCATCGGTGAGGGCGCGAGCGACGACGAAGCGAACGCTATCGCCCGAGCGCTGGCGACGCACCTCCGAACCGACGTGTCGGTCCACGTCGGCGACGGCGACGGCCCGGTCGCGGAAGCGACGACCCCGGCCGACGCCTACCCCATCGAGGACGACCTCGAACCCGGCGACCGCGAGGCGGCGCTCCGCGCCGAAATCGAGGATATCCTCGGCGGCGGCCCCGAGAAGTACAAAGAGCGCCTCCCCGAACAGGGGAAACTGTTCGTCCGCGACCGACTCGACCTCTGGTTCGGCGACGAAAACAGCGAGCTCAAGTTCGAGGACGGCAAGTTCGCCGCCTTCGACGAGTGGCACCCCGAGAGCCCCGACGTCGAGGAGGAAGACCCAGGAAACCGACTTCCCGGCGACGGTCTGCTGACGGGTGCCGCGGAGTTCGAGGGCCGCGACCTCCACTTCATGGCCAACGACTTCACTGTCAAGGCGGGGAGCATGGCCCGCCTCGGCGTCGAGAAGTTCCTCCGGATGCAGCACCGCGCGCTCAAGAGCGGCAAACCCGTCCTCTACCTGATGGACTCCTCGGGCGGGCGCATCGACCAGCAGACCGGCTTCTTCGCCAACCGCGAGGGTATCGGGAAGTACTACTACAACCACTCGATGCTCTCGGGCTACGTCCCCCAGATCTGCGTGCTCTACGGGCCGTGCATCGCCGGGGCGGCGTACACGCCCGTCTTCGCCGACTTCACCATCATGGTCGAGGAGATGTCGGCGATGGCCATCGCGTCGCCGCGGATGGTGAAGATGGTCACTGGCGAGGAGATCTCGATGCAGGACCTCGGTGGCCCCGAGGTCCACGCCAAGCACTCGGGAAGCGCCGACCTCGTCGCCCGCGACGAGGAGCACGCCCGCGAACTCGTCTCCAACCTCCTCACGTACCTGCCGAACAAGGCGGGCGAGAAACCGCCGCGGAGCGAGCCCGTGCCGCCGAAGTTCAGTCCCGACGGCATCGACGAACTCATCCCCGAAGCGCCGAACCGCGCCTACGACGCGCTCGACCTGATAGAGCGCGTCGCCGACGCGGAGTCGGTGTTCGAACTCAAACCCGACTACGGCCCGGAGATCGTCACGGCGTTCGTCCGCATCGACGGCCGACCGGTCGGCGTCGTCGCCAACCAGCCCACAGAACGCTCGGGGGCTATCTTCCCCGACGCTGCCGAAAAAGCCGCGGAGTTCATCTGGACCTGCGACGCCTACGAGATCCCGCTGCTCTACCTCTGTGACACGCCGGGGTTCATGGCCGGATCGCAGGTCGAGAAGGACGCGATTTTGGAGAAAGGCAAGAAGTTCATCTACGCCACGTCGTCGGCGACGGTCCCAAAGCAGACCGTCGTCGTCCGGAAGGCGTACGGCGCGGGCATCTACGCGATGGGCGGCCCCGCCTACGACCCCGAGAGCGTCATCGGTCTTCCGTCCGGTGAGATCGGTATCATGGGTCCCGAGGCGGCAATCAACGCCGTCTACCGAAACAAACTCGACGCCATCGAGGACCCCGAGGAGCGCAAACGGCGAACCGAGGAACTGCGCGGGGAGTACCGACGCGACATCGACATCCACCGCATGGCGAGCGAAGTCGTCGTCGACGAGATCGTCCCGCCGAGCGACCTCCGGCGGGAGCTCGTGAATCGCTTCGAGTTCTACGCCGACGTGCAGAAAGACCTCCCGGACAAGAAGCACGGGACGGTTCTCTAA
- a CDS encoding ATP-grasp domain-containing protein, translated as MSTYGSGAESIVIPAISAPSSVSFVRSLGRHGVRPITVSERKTASGFSSRYSAESHVVPGPDENLRGYEDALLSLAERSDVRALVPMREADVFVLARRREQFADHVSTLWPSFEQLRTVHDRRRLVEVAGDAGVAAPETQLLSEVDDWDRNRIVKGRYSVLTHEYEPSVPPRKLLDPGSTRYLEAGTEPDVASIRGEMRHNPIAQEFVGGDEYALWALYDEGEPVATCQKHQLRGWNYAGGTSVYRRTVCIPELEQAGRALLDELDWHGFASVQFKREPDSGEFTLMEINPRVWVSLPCAVRAGANFPLYFWQTATGKPVDIDPENPYEEDVATHLLRGEAAHLTSVLSKKESFVDPPTLTATAVGMAKSMYRPKHRGIDYLSADDPLPFVRGALNVSLGQMKKAL; from the coding sequence ATGAGCACCTACGGATCGGGAGCGGAGTCGATAGTCATCCCTGCGATAAGCGCGCCGAGTAGCGTCAGTTTCGTCAGGTCGCTCGGTCGTCACGGCGTTCGCCCGATAACCGTCTCCGAACGGAAGACCGCGTCTGGTTTCTCGTCTCGCTACAGCGCCGAGAGCCACGTCGTCCCCGGACCCGACGAGAACCTTCGGGGGTACGAGGATGCGCTCCTCTCACTGGCCGAGCGCTCCGACGTTCGGGCGCTGGTGCCGATGCGCGAGGCGGACGTGTTCGTCTTGGCCCGCCGTCGAGAGCAGTTCGCCGACCACGTCTCGACGCTGTGGCCGTCGTTCGAACAGCTTCGGACGGTCCACGACCGCCGGAGACTCGTCGAAGTCGCCGGCGACGCGGGCGTCGCCGCACCCGAGACGCAGCTGCTGAGCGAGGTCGACGACTGGGACCGAAACCGCATCGTCAAGGGACGGTACTCGGTGCTCACCCACGAGTACGAACCGTCGGTCCCGCCGCGGAAACTGCTTGACCCCGGATCGACGAGATATCTCGAAGCGGGAACCGAACCCGACGTGGCGTCGATTCGCGGCGAGATGCGACACAACCCCATCGCACAGGAGTTCGTCGGCGGCGACGAGTACGCGTTGTGGGCGCTGTACGACGAGGGTGAACCGGTGGCAACGTGCCAGAAACACCAACTCCGCGGGTGGAACTACGCCGGCGGTACGAGCGTCTACCGGCGCACGGTGTGCATCCCCGAACTCGAACAGGCCGGACGCGCGCTGTTGGACGAACTCGACTGGCACGGCTTCGCCTCCGTGCAGTTCAAGCGCGAGCCGGACTCCGGCGAGTTCACGCTGATGGAGATAAATCCGCGCGTCTGGGTGTCGCTTCCGTGTGCCGTTCGCGCCGGCGCGAACTTCCCGCTGTACTTCTGGCAGACGGCGACGGGGAAACCGGTCGACATCGACCCCGAGAACCCCTACGAAGAGGACGTCGCGACCCACCTCCTCCGCGGCGAGGCCGCCCACCTCACGAGCGTCCTCTCGAAGAAGGAGTCGTTCGTCGACCCGCCGACGCTCACCGCCACCGCCGTCGGGATGGCGAAGTCGATGTACCGCCCGAAACACCGCGGTATCGACTACCTGAGCGCCGACGACCCACTCCCCTTCGTCCGCGGCGCGCTCAACGTCTCGCTCGGCCAGATGAAGAAAGCGCTGTGA
- a CDS encoding MaoC family dehydratase, translated as MTGRYYEEFEVGETIDHATRRTVSEGDNQRFCDMTMNQQPLHLDAAFAADTQFGERLVNGLYTMSLAVGVSIPETTDGTIVANLSYDDVSHPAPVFHGDTIRAQSTVTEKRETSDGERGVVTMHVEAFVVGDEEREEELVCEFDRTVLSLKRPEKDE; from the coding sequence ATGACCGGACGCTACTACGAGGAGTTCGAGGTCGGCGAGACCATCGACCACGCGACGCGTCGGACGGTGAGCGAGGGTGACAACCAGCGGTTCTGCGACATGACAATGAACCAGCAACCGCTGCACCTCGACGCGGCGTTCGCCGCCGACACCCAGTTCGGCGAACGTCTCGTCAACGGTCTCTATACGATGAGCCTCGCCGTCGGCGTCTCGATCCCCGAGACCACCGACGGAACCATCGTCGCCAACCTCTCGTACGACGACGTCTCTCATCCCGCGCCGGTGTTCCACGGCGACACCATCCGCGCGCAGTCGACGGTGACCGAGAAGCGCGAGACGAGCGACGGCGAACGCGGCGTCGTCACGATGCACGTCGAAGCGTTCGTCGTCGGCGACGAAGAGCGCGAGGAGGAGTTGGTCTGCGAGTTCGACCGGACGGTGCTGTCGCTGAAGCGGCCCGAGAAAGACGAGTAG
- a CDS encoding SHOCT domain-containing protein has product MSDSPGWFRRHSLGLTFLALVVVSVSLLGVVGLGALVALASLGQPLGAFAAAVFPWAAGAVVLTISTVVFGLLFLWSLARRARLPRSKRLRAVAARAEARNDWAATLNLSSRFAPRGPKEDPVETLKRRYATGELSEREFERRLELIMDDGGDGGRRSEYDEREPDRLRNY; this is encoded by the coding sequence ATGTCCGATTCCCCTGGGTGGTTTCGCCGCCACAGTCTCGGCCTCACCTTCCTCGCCCTCGTCGTCGTCAGTGTCTCGCTTCTCGGCGTCGTCGGTCTCGGGGCGCTCGTCGCGCTCGCGTCGCTCGGCCAACCGCTCGGCGCGTTCGCGGCCGCCGTGTTCCCCTGGGCCGCCGGTGCTGTCGTCCTCACGATCTCGACCGTCGTCTTCGGCTTGCTGTTCCTCTGGTCGCTCGCCCGACGGGCGCGTCTCCCGCGCAGCAAGCGCCTCCGCGCCGTCGCCGCCAGGGCGGAGGCTCGCAACGACTGGGCCGCGACGCTGAACCTTTCTTCGCGGTTCGCGCCGAGAGGCCCGAAAGAAGACCCCGTCGAGACGCTCAAACGACGCTACGCCACCGGCGAGCTCTCCGAGCGTGAGTTCGAGCGCAGACTCGAACTCATCATGGACGACGGCGGCGACGGCGGGCGGCGGTCCGAGTACGACGAACGCGAGCCGGACCGACTCCGAAACTACTGA
- the gdhB gene encoding glutamate dehydrogenase GdhB translates to MAANGTSKVEEESESAVQTARRQLERAAAQVDVDPGVIERLSHPDKVHRVSIPLRRDDGSMEVFTGYRAQHDSVRGPFKGGLRYHPDVSTEECIGLSMWMTWKCAVMDIPFGGGKGGIVVDPKTLSENEKERLTRRFAEELRDVIGPMHDIPAPDMGTDPQTMAWFMDAYSMQEGETTPGVVTGKPPSIGGSHGREESPGRSVGIIAREAIDYYGWDVEETTVAVQGFGSVGANAARFLDDLGTKVVAISDVNGAIYDPDGLDTKDVEGHDEKPGMVSGYDAPETLSNSELLELDVDILIPAAIGNALTADNANQVQAGMIVEGANGPTTSAADAIFEERDIPVIPDILANAGGVTVSYFEWLQDINRRAWPLDRVNDELEMEMLKAWNAVRAEVDERGVTWRDAAYIVALSRVAEAHEARGLWP, encoded by the coding sequence ATGGCAGCTAACGGAACATCGAAGGTCGAGGAAGAATCGGAATCGGCGGTCCAGACTGCCCGACGACAGTTGGAGCGAGCGGCGGCCCAGGTCGATGTCGACCCGGGCGTCATTGAGCGTCTGTCGCACCCCGACAAGGTCCACCGGGTGTCGATTCCGCTCCGCCGCGACGACGGGTCGATGGAGGTCTTCACCGGCTACCGCGCCCAACACGACAGCGTCCGGGGACCGTTCAAAGGCGGCCTGCGCTACCACCCGGACGTGAGCACCGAGGAGTGCATCGGACTGTCGATGTGGATGACGTGGAAGTGCGCCGTGATGGACATTCCCTTCGGCGGCGGCAAGGGCGGCATCGTCGTCGACCCGAAGACGCTCAGCGAGAACGAGAAAGAGCGACTCACTCGGCGCTTCGCCGAGGAGCTCCGCGACGTTATCGGGCCGATGCACGACATCCCCGCTCCCGACATGGGGACGGACCCGCAGACGATGGCGTGGTTCATGGACGCCTACTCGATGCAGGAGGGCGAGACGACGCCCGGCGTCGTCACCGGCAAGCCGCCGTCGATCGGCGGCAGCCACGGCCGCGAGGAGTCGCCGGGCCGCAGCGTCGGCATCATCGCCCGCGAGGCCATCGACTACTACGGTTGGGACGTCGAGGAGACGACCGTCGCAGTCCAGGGGTTCGGCAGCGTCGGTGCGAACGCGGCGCGCTTTTTGGACGACCTCGGCACGAAAGTCGTCGCTATCAGTGACGTCAACGGTGCCATCTACGATCCCGACGGCCTCGACACGAAGGACGTGGAAGGCCACGACGAGAAACCCGGCATGGTGTCGGGCTACGACGCACCGGAGACGCTCAGTAACAGTGAACTGCTGGAACTCGACGTCGACATCCTCATCCCCGCGGCCATCGGCAACGCCCTGACTGCCGACAACGCCAACCAGGTACAGGCGGGGATGATCGTCGAAGGCGCGAACGGCCCGACGACTTCGGCGGCCGACGCCATCTTCGAAGAACGAGATATCCCCGTGATTCCGGACATCCTCGCCAACGCCGGTGGCGTCACCGTCTCCTACTTCGAGTGGCTCCAGGACATCAACCGCCGCGCGTGGCCGCTCGACCGCGTCAACGACGAACTCGAGATGGAGATGCTGAAGGCGTGGAACGCGGTCCGAGCGGAAGTCGACGAGCGAGGCGTCACCTGGCGTGACGCCGCCTACATCGTCGCGCTCTCTCGCGTCGCCGAGGCGCACGAGGCGCGCGGACTCTGGCCGTAA
- a CDS encoding enoyl-CoA hydratase/isomerase family protein, which translates to MTDGDSAAGDGATGGDDADTGSDAVLLDRDEETGVATITLNNPGLRNALTADVADGIVDALDALEGSDARCVVVTGSEGSFSAGGDVNAMMELQSGGWTLDEAVRHIIQNTGRCVQRLAECEFPTVAKVEGVAVGAGANVAIACDVQLMSEEARIGFGFRQVGLAVDSGTSYLLPRIVGDNVAKELVFTGELLDADRALELGLVNHVYADETFDERVDAFVEKIASGPTVALRTSKRLLDQGWERSLSSAIANEAGAQSAVFETADHTEGVESFMGNRSPEFRGE; encoded by the coding sequence ATGACTGACGGTGACTCCGCCGCCGGTGACGGCGCTACAGGTGGCGATGACGCCGACACTGGCTCCGACGCCGTGCTTCTCGACAGAGACGAGGAGACGGGAGTTGCCACCATCACGCTGAACAACCCCGGTCTCCGCAACGCACTCACCGCCGACGTCGCCGACGGCATCGTCGACGCCCTCGACGCGTTGGAGGGCAGTGACGCCCGCTGCGTCGTCGTCACCGGTTCCGAGGGGTCGTTCTCGGCCGGCGGTGACGTGAACGCGATGATGGAACTGCAGTCCGGCGGATGGACGCTCGACGAGGCAGTGCGCCACATCATCCAGAACACGGGTCGGTGCGTCCAGCGACTCGCCGAGTGCGAGTTCCCGACCGTCGCCAAAGTCGAGGGCGTCGCCGTCGGCGCGGGCGCGAACGTCGCCATCGCCTGCGACGTGCAACTGATGAGCGAGGAGGCCCGGATTGGCTTCGGCTTCCGCCAGGTCGGTCTCGCCGTCGACTCCGGTACTTCGTATCTCCTCCCCCGCATCGTCGGCGACAACGTGGCGAAGGAACTCGTCTTCACCGGCGAACTGCTCGACGCCGACAGAGCGCTCGAACTCGGCCTCGTCAACCACGTCTACGCGGACGAAACGTTCGACGAGCGGGTCGACGCGTTCGTCGAGAAAATCGCTTCGGGGCCGACAGTCGCGCTCCGAACCTCGAAACGGCTACTCGACCAGGGGTGGGAGCGCTCGCTCTCGTCGGCTATCGCCAACGAGGCGGGCGCGCAGTCGGCGGTGTTCGAGACGGCAGACCACACCGAGGGCGTCGAGTCGTTTATGGGCAACCGCTCTCCCGAGTTTCGCGGCGAGTAG
- a CDS encoding DUF5658 family protein, with protein MSREDVSGLGTAGVNGTIAPHWSISTLSQYEPHLWAFALLGFALDVGLTAYGLSLGLAEMNPLARTLMETAGVVEAMLLLKTFSLAVAFVGWKILPVLYRFVVPAGLSLPTWVAVGINSSLIISLL; from the coding sequence ATGAGCAGAGAGGACGTGAGCGGTCTCGGCACCGCCGGAGTGAACGGCACCATCGCACCACACTGGTCGATTTCGACGCTCTCGCAGTACGAACCCCATCTCTGGGCGTTCGCACTTCTCGGGTTCGCACTCGACGTCGGACTGACCGCCTACGGCCTCTCGCTCGGACTCGCCGAGATGAACCCGCTCGCGCGGACGCTCATGGAGACGGCCGGCGTCGTCGAAGCGATGCTGCTGCTCAAAACGTTCTCGCTCGCCGTCGCCTTCGTGGGCTGGAAGATTCTCCCGGTGCTGTATCGGTTCGTCGTCCCCGCCGGCCTCTCGCTGCCGACGTGGGTCGCCGTCGGCATCAACAGTTCGCTGATCATCTCGCTTCTCTGA
- a CDS encoding HpcH/HpaI aldolase/citrate lyase family protein has translation MSRRSVLFSPGDRPELMRKAPASDADTIVFDLEDAVSPERKADAREAIRDVLSDSEFDPDAEVCVRLSGVDLEADLDRILADGARLDAVMLPKVTSAADVDRAADLLDERGRSLPVLALVESAAGVLAAEAIAAADATDALAFGAEDLAADIGATRTEEGTEVLYARQHVVLAASAAGVDALDMVYTDFQDPEGLAEETSFGLTLGYDGKLVIHPSQVPVVNDAFTPSAERIEWAQKVVAAKERADDEARGVFQVDGEMIDGPLVAQAERIVARAEAADRL, from the coding sequence ATGTCCCGACGTAGCGTACTCTTCTCGCCGGGTGACCGCCCGGAACTCATGCGGAAAGCGCCGGCGAGCGACGCCGACACCATCGTCTTCGACCTCGAAGACGCCGTCTCGCCCGAGCGGAAGGCCGACGCCCGCGAGGCGATCAGAGACGTGCTCTCGGACTCCGAGTTCGACCCCGACGCCGAAGTCTGCGTTCGCCTCAGCGGCGTCGACCTCGAGGCCGACCTCGACCGGATTCTCGCCGACGGGGCTCGACTCGACGCCGTGATGCTCCCGAAGGTCACGTCGGCGGCAGACGTCGACCGAGCGGCCGACCTGCTCGACGAGCGCGGCCGGAGCCTCCCGGTGCTCGCGCTCGTCGAGAGCGCCGCGGGCGTTCTCGCGGCCGAAGCGATCGCTGCCGCGGACGCAACCGACGCACTGGCGTTCGGAGCTGAGGACCTCGCCGCCGACATCGGCGCGACGCGGACCGAGGAGGGGACGGAGGTACTCTACGCCCGCCAGCACGTCGTTCTCGCGGCGAGCGCGGCCGGCGTCGACGCCCTCGATATGGTGTACACCGACTTCCAAGACCCGGAGGGGTTGGCCGAGGAGACGTCGTTCGGGCTCACTCTCGGCTACGACGGCAAACTGGTCATCCATCCCTCCCAGGTACCGGTCGTCAACGACGCGTTCACGCCGAGTGCCGAGCGAATCGAGTGGGCACAGAAAGTCGTCGCAGCCAAGGAGCGAGCCGACGACGAGGCCCGCGGCGTCTTCCAAGTCGACGGCGAGATGATAGACGGGCCGCTCGTCGCGCAGGCCGAGCGTATCGTCGCGCGGGCGGAGGCGGCGGACCGTCTATAA
- the pyrI gene encoding aspartate carbamoyltransferase regulatory subunit, with amino-acid sequence MSDHELRVSKIRNGTVIDHVTAGQALNVLAILGIDGSEGEGVSIGMNVPSDRLGRKDVVKVEDRELSQSEVEVLSLIAPEASINIIRDYDVVEKSRVDRPETVAGLLSCPNRNCITNDDEPIASKFTVVADGVRCTYCGEIVRDDIAAHLDVQG; translated from the coding sequence ATGAGCGACCACGAACTCCGCGTCTCGAAGATTCGCAACGGCACCGTCATCGACCACGTCACCGCCGGGCAGGCGCTGAACGTTCTCGCCATTCTCGGTATCGACGGCTCCGAGGGAGAGGGGGTCAGCATCGGCATGAACGTCCCGAGCGACCGCCTCGGCCGCAAGGACGTGGTGAAGGTCGAGGACCGCGAGCTGAGTCAGTCGGAGGTGGAGGTGCTGTCGCTCATCGCGCCGGAGGCGAGCATCAACATCATCCGCGACTACGACGTCGTCGAGAAGAGTCGGGTCGACCGTCCCGAGACCGTCGCCGGCCTGCTCTCGTGTCCGAACCGTAACTGCATCACCAACGACGACGAACCCATCGCCTCGAAGTTCACCGTCGTCGCCGACGGGGTACGTTGTACCTACTGCGGGGAGATTGTCCGCGACGACATCGCCGCCCACCTCGACGTCCAGGGCTGA
- a CDS encoding Glu/Leu/Phe/Val family dehydrogenase, which translates to MPEEANPFESLQEQVDDAAAYLDVSPDVLERLKNPERVLETNLSVEMDDGRLEVFRAYRSQFNGDRGPYKGGIRYHPTVSRDEVKALSGWMVYKTAVVDIPYGGGKGGIVIDPDEYSESELKRITRSFATELRPIIGEDQDIPAPDVNTGQREMNWIKDTYERLENTTAPGVVTGKAIDSGGSEGRVEATGRSTMLTAREAFDYLGVEMEGATVAVQGYGNAGSIAAYLIEDLGANVVAASDSSGAIYNPDGFDARKAKEYKAETGSLSGFDGASEEMTNEDLLTLDVDLLVPAALENAIDGDLARDVQADVIVEAANGPLTPEADGVLTERDVAVIPDILANAGGVTVSYFEWVQNRQRFHWSEERVNDELETVIVGAFEDLVDAYESNDVPNFRTAAYVVAIQRVVDAYEQGGNWP; encoded by the coding sequence ATGCCTGAGGAGGCCAATCCGTTCGAGAGCTTACAGGAACAGGTCGACGACGCGGCCGCATATCTCGACGTGTCGCCCGACGTGCTCGAACGCCTGAAGAACCCCGAGCGCGTGCTGGAGACGAATCTCTCCGTCGAGATGGACGACGGGCGACTCGAAGTGTTCCGCGCGTACCGTTCGCAGTTCAACGGCGACCGCGGCCCGTACAAGGGCGGCATCCGCTACCACCCGACCGTCTCGCGCGACGAGGTGAAGGCGCTGTCGGGGTGGATGGTGTACAAGACCGCCGTCGTCGACATCCCCTACGGCGGCGGGAAGGGCGGCATCGTCATCGACCCCGACGAGTACAGCGAGAGCGAACTCAAACGCATCACCCGGTCGTTCGCCACGGAGCTCCGCCCGATTATCGGTGAGGACCAGGACATCCCCGCACCCGACGTCAACACCGGCCAGCGGGAGATGAACTGGATAAAGGACACCTACGAGAGACTGGAGAACACGACTGCTCCGGGCGTCGTCACGGGCAAAGCCATCGACTCCGGCGGGAGCGAGGGTCGCGTCGAAGCGACCGGTCGGTCGACGATGCTCACCGCCCGCGAGGCGTTCGACTACCTCGGCGTGGAGATGGAGGGTGCGACGGTCGCGGTGCAGGGCTACGGCAACGCCGGGTCCATCGCGGCGTATCTCATCGAAGACCTCGGCGCGAACGTCGTCGCCGCCTCCGATTCCAGCGGCGCAATCTACAACCCCGACGGCTTCGACGCGCGGAAGGCCAAGGAGTACAAAGCCGAGACGGGCAGTCTCAGCGGGTTCGACGGTGCGAGCGAGGAGATGACCAACGAGGACCTGCTCACGCTCGACGTCGATCTCCTCGTTCCCGCCGCGCTCGAAAACGCCATCGACGGCGACCTCGCCCGCGACGTGCAGGCGGACGTCATCGTCGAGGCGGCGAACGGGCCGCTGACGCCCGAAGCGGACGGCGTGCTCACAGAACGCGACGTGGCCGTCATCCCCGACATCCTCGCCAACGCCGGCGGCGTCACCGTCTCGTACTTCGAGTGGGTTCAGAACCGCCAGCGCTTCCACTGGTCCGAAGAACGCGTCAACGACGAACTGGAGACGGTCATCGTCGGCGCCTTCGAGGACCTCGTCGACGCCTACGAGTCAAACGACGTGCCGAACTTCCGCACCGCCGCCTACGTCGTCGCCATCCAGCGCGTCGTCGACGCCTACGAACAGGGCGGCAACTGGCCGTAG
- the pyrB gene encoding aspartate carbamoyltransferase, translating into MRQDHLISAANLSREGIEAVLDRAAAIDADPAAYRQRHAGAVLALCFFEPSTRTKMSFDTAMKRLGGTTVDMGTVESSSVKKGETLADTVRVVEGYADAIVLRHPSEGAAKMASEFVDVPLVNAGDGAGQHPSQTLLDLYTIRERSGLDDLSIGIMGDLKYGRTVHSLAHALTNFDVRQHFISPESLRLPRNVRFDLHEAGAQVREHTDLDEVLPELDVLYVTRIQRERFPDENEYRAVAGQYRIDEETLETARDDLSVMHPLPRVDEIAPEVDETEYATYFEQAHNGIPVRMALLDELLTRFKEGGR; encoded by the coding sequence ATGCGTCAGGACCACCTCATCTCCGCGGCGAACCTGTCACGGGAGGGTATCGAGGCGGTACTCGACCGGGCGGCGGCCATCGACGCCGACCCGGCGGCGTACCGTCAGCGGCACGCGGGGGCCGTGCTCGCGCTCTGTTTCTTCGAACCGAGCACGCGCACCAAGATGAGCTTCGACACCGCGATGAAACGCCTCGGCGGCACCACCGTCGACATGGGTACCGTCGAGTCCTCGTCGGTCAAGAAGGGCGAGACGCTCGCCGACACCGTCCGCGTCGTCGAGGGCTACGCCGACGCCATCGTCCTCCGGCACCCCTCGGAGGGCGCGGCGAAGATGGCCTCGGAGTTCGTCGACGTCCCGCTCGTGAACGCGGGCGACGGCGCGGGACAGCACCCGAGTCAGACGCTCTTGGATCTCTACACCATCCGCGAACGATCGGGGTTGGACGACCTTTCTATCGGTATTATGGGCGACCTCAAGTACGGGCGGACGGTCCACTCGCTGGCGCACGCGCTGACTAACTTCGACGTCCGCCAACACTTCATCAGCCCCGAAAGCCTCCGGCTGCCGCGAAACGTCCGCTTCGACCTCCACGAGGCGGGCGCGCAGGTCCGCGAGCACACCGACCTCGACGAGGTGCTCCCCGAGCTCGACGTGCTCTACGTCACGCGCATTCAGCGCGAGCGCTTCCCCGACGAGAACGAGTACCGCGCCGTCGCCGGCCAGTACCGAATCGACGAGGAGACGCTGGAGACCGCCCGCGACGACCTGAGCGTGATGCACCCGCTACCGCGCGTCGACGAGATCGCACCCGAGGTGGACGAGACCGAGTACGCGACGTACTTCGAGCAGGCGCACAACGGGATTCCGGTCCGGATGGCGCTGCTGGACGAGTTGCTGACGCGGTTCAAGGAGGGTGGCCGATGA